A window from Neobacillus sp. PS3-40 encodes these proteins:
- a CDS encoding YtxH domain-containing protein: MAGRENDTRDSSQSQIKESKSSNKFLVGALIGGMIGVAAALLFAPRPGKELRKNLSDKTTLVGENVWVRGNELASMSKEKTALFTKSVVNKTKNLSLTDSDEDGGTNVTNYISIIDRDIKTNSKKPTKEIEVRMKIEEAKKALEEEEKKVMK; encoded by the coding sequence ATGGCGGGAAGAGAAAACGATACACGAGATTCCAGTCAAAGCCAAATTAAAGAATCTAAAAGCTCCAATAAATTTTTAGTAGGTGCTTTAATAGGTGGAATGATTGGCGTAGCGGCAGCGCTACTTTTTGCTCCTAGACCTGGTAAAGAACTTCGCAAAAATTTAAGTGATAAAACTACACTTGTGGGCGAAAATGTTTGGGTGAGGGGCAATGAATTAGCTTCCATGTCAAAAGAGAAAACAGCCTTATTTACAAAGAGTGTAGTAAATAAAACGAAAAATTTATCGCTCACTGATTCAGATGAAGATGGGGGCACAAATGTAACAAATTATATTTCGATCATTGATCGAGATATAAAAACAAATAGTAAAAAGCCTACCAAAGAAATAGAAGTAAGAATGAAAATAGAGGAAGCAAAAAAAGCGCTTGAAGAAGAAGAAAAAAAGGTAATGAAATAA
- the murC gene encoding UDP-N-acetylmuramate--L-alanine ligase: protein MTIYHFVGIKGSGMGALAQVLHDMKYNVQGSDVEKRFFTQLALEQSGIKILPFQKENIQPGMTIIAGNAFPDTHEEIQEAMKLGLPIVRYHRFLGDFLRSFTSIAITGAHGKTSTTGLLAHVMKGAKPTSFLIGDGTGKGEVGSEYFVFEACEYRRHFLSYFPDYTIMTNIDFDHPDYFANIDDVFSAFQEMAWQVKKGIFACGDDEQLQKIQAKVPVLFYGFGEENDYQAKNIVKATDGTTFDVFIRNTFYHTFSIPAFGDHNVLNSLAVIALCHYEEIAVEVVEFQLNSFQGVKRRFSEKVKGSQILIDDYAHHPTEIKATIDAARQKYPNNEIVAVFQPHTFSRTQAFLDNFANSLNAADKVYLCEIFGSARENHGKLSIKDLQEKIDRAEIISEENTAILKKHENSIIIFMGAGDIQKFQEAYEKQLS, encoded by the coding sequence ATGACTATTTACCATTTTGTGGGTATTAAGGGGTCTGGAATGGGTGCTCTTGCACAAGTTCTGCACGATATGAAATATAATGTGCAAGGCTCTGATGTCGAAAAGCGCTTTTTTACTCAACTGGCTCTTGAACAATCAGGAATAAAGATTCTTCCCTTTCAAAAGGAAAATATCCAGCCGGGAATGACGATTATTGCAGGTAATGCTTTTCCTGATACACACGAAGAAATTCAAGAGGCAATGAAGCTTGGACTTCCAATTGTCCGATACCATCGGTTTTTGGGAGATTTTTTGCGGAGTTTTACGAGCATTGCAATTACAGGTGCACATGGGAAGACGTCTACGACAGGTTTGCTTGCCCATGTAATGAAAGGGGCAAAGCCTACCTCGTTTCTAATTGGAGACGGAACTGGTAAAGGTGAAGTGGGCTCTGAGTATTTTGTTTTTGAAGCATGTGAGTATAGAAGACACTTCTTATCTTACTTTCCAGATTACACCATAATGACAAATATTGATTTTGATCATCCTGATTATTTTGCCAATATTGATGATGTTTTTTCTGCGTTTCAAGAAATGGCATGGCAAGTTAAAAAGGGTATTTTCGCCTGTGGTGACGATGAACAGCTACAAAAAATCCAGGCAAAGGTACCTGTTTTGTTTTATGGATTTGGCGAAGAAAATGATTATCAGGCTAAAAATATTGTGAAAGCAACGGATGGAACGACCTTTGATGTGTTTATTAGAAATACTTTTTATCATACATTTTCTATCCCTGCATTCGGGGATCATAATGTATTGAATTCGCTTGCCGTTATTGCTTTATGTCATTATGAAGAAATAGCTGTTGAAGTTGTAGAATTTCAACTAAATTCGTTTCAAGGTGTGAAGAGGAGATTTTCTGAGAAAGTAAAAGGGTCACAAATCCTAATTGATGATTATGCCCACCATCCGACAGAAATTAAAGCAACGATTGATGCTGCAAGGCAAAAGTACCCTAATAATGAGATTGTCGCAGTATTTCAGCCACACACATTTTCACGTACTCAAGCATTTCTTGATAACTTTGCAAATAGTTTAAACGCTGCTGACAAAGTATATTTATGTGAAATTTTTGGATCTGCGCGTGAAAACCATGGTAAGCTTTCCATTAAAGATTTACAAGAGAAGATAGATAGAGCTGAAATAATATCTGAAGAAAACACCGCTATTTTAAAGAAACACGAAAATAGTATCATTATTTTTATGGGAGCTGGAGATATTCAAAAGTTCCAAGAAGCATATGAAAAGCAGCTTAGTTAA
- a CDS encoding GNAT family N-acetyltransferase translates to MEHQKAFNTKELTTPQGKLIIEGPISPEKLASFEFHKDLIAFRPPAKQHQALIGIAKLDEGRIIIARNGHTIVGYVTYLYPDPLERWSEGNMNNLIELGAIEVIPEFRGCTVGKNLLLVSMLDPAMEDYIIITTEYYWHWDLKGTGLNIWEYRKVMEKMMNAGGLEWYATDDPEICSHPANCLMVRIGKNIDNESIQKLDRLRFKKRYM, encoded by the coding sequence ATGGAACATCAAAAAGCGTTTAATACGAAAGAATTAACAACCCCTCAAGGAAAACTAATCATCGAAGGTCCAATTTCTCCTGAAAAACTAGCTAGCTTTGAATTTCATAAAGACCTTATTGCCTTTCGTCCACCCGCTAAGCAGCATCAGGCACTCATTGGTATTGCCAAGCTTGATGAAGGAAGAATTATTATTGCTAGAAATGGTCATACAATCGTTGGTTATGTTACTTACCTTTACCCTGATCCACTCGAAAGATGGTCAGAAGGTAATATGAATAATTTAATTGAATTAGGTGCTATTGAAGTAATTCCTGAATTTAGAGGTTGTACTGTTGGAAAAAATCTCCTTCTAGTATCAATGCTGGATCCCGCAATGGAAGATTATATTATTATCACAACCGAGTATTATTGGCACTGGGATTTAAAAGGAACAGGCTTAAATATCTGGGAGTATCGGAAAGTTATGGAGAAAATGATGAATGCCGGAGGGCTGGAATGGTATGCGACCGATGATCCTGAAATTTGCTCACACCCTGCAAACTGCTTAATGGTCAGAATCGGAAAAAATATCGACAATGAATCTATTCAAAAGTTGGACCGACTTCGTTTTAAGAAACGATATATGTAG
- a CDS encoding bifunctional 3-deoxy-7-phosphoheptulonate synthase/chorismate mutase, with the protein MSKKLDQLRTRVDELNLELLGLINERAQLVQEIGQVKESQGVYRYDPVRERMMLDKIKEHNDGPFESSTIDHIFKEIFKAGLDLQKDDHSKALLVSRKKKPEDTIVNVKGEMIGDGKQRFVFGPCAVESYEQVATVAKNMKEKGLKLLRGGAYKPRTSPYDFQGLGVEGLKILKRVADEYDMAVISEIVNPADIEMAAEYLDVIQIGARNMQNFELLKAAGAINKPILLKRGMAATIEEFINAAEYIMAQGNGQIILCERGIRTYERATRNTLDISAVPILKQETHLPVFVDVTHSTGRRDLLLPTAKAALAIGADGVMAEVHPDPAVALSDAQQQMDLGQFDHFYHEILASNFVRS; encoded by the coding sequence ATGAGCAAGAAGTTGGATCAATTAAGAACACGTGTTGATGAGCTTAACCTAGAATTATTGGGGCTAATTAATGAGAGAGCCCAGCTCGTTCAAGAGATAGGGCAAGTAAAAGAAAGCCAAGGTGTATATCGCTATGATCCGGTCCGGGAAAGAATGATGCTTGACAAAATTAAGGAGCATAACGACGGTCCTTTTGAAAGTTCAACAATTGACCATATCTTTAAAGAAATTTTTAAGGCAGGATTAGATTTGCAAAAGGATGATCATAGCAAAGCACTGCTTGTCTCTAGAAAGAAAAAACCTGAAGATACAATTGTAAATGTAAAAGGTGAAATGATTGGAGATGGGAAGCAGAGGTTTGTTTTTGGTCCTTGCGCAGTGGAGTCATATGAACAGGTAGCAACAGTTGCAAAGAATATGAAAGAAAAAGGACTCAAACTCTTGCGTGGAGGTGCTTATAAACCTAGAACTTCTCCATATGATTTCCAAGGTTTAGGTGTTGAAGGTTTAAAAATTCTAAAGCGTGTTGCTGATGAATACGATATGGCAGTTATTAGTGAAATTGTAAATCCTGCTGATATTGAGATGGCTGCTGAATACCTTGACGTTATTCAAATTGGTGCCCGAAATATGCAAAATTTTGAACTATTAAAAGCTGCAGGTGCTATAAATAAGCCAATTTTACTAAAACGGGGTATGGCAGCTACGATAGAAGAGTTTATAAATGCAGCAGAATATATTATGGCACAGGGAAACGGTCAGATCATTCTGTGTGAACGAGGCATAAGGACATATGAACGGGCAACTAGAAATACACTAGATATTTCTGCTGTGCCGATTCTAAAACAAGAAACTCATTTACCGGTCTTTGTTGATGTTACGCATTCAACAGGAAGAAGGGACCTACTTCTTCCAACTGCTAAGGCTGCCCTTGCAATCGGGGCTGACGGGGTGATGGCTGAAGTCCATCCAGACCCAGCTGTTGCACTTTCTGATGCACAACAGCAAATGGACCTTGGACAGTTCGATCATTTTTATCATGAAATACTTGCTTCAAATTTTGTTCGAAGTTAA
- a CDS encoding acetoin utilization protein AcuC encodes MKKDCAFIFSDELLKYKFSKHHPFNQFRLELTVDLLKRLNALDPLAVLPPRIATDEELCLIHDPIYIEAVKKAGRGILPNEIAGNYGLGSEDTPIFPNMHEASSILVGGTLTAVDQVMTGKAIHALHLGGGLHHGFRGKASGFCIYNDSSVAIKYLQNKYHARVLYVDTDAHHGDGVQWSFYDDPNVCTLSIHETGRYLFPGTGNVTERGQGKGYGYSFNLPVDAFTEDESWLFTYRNALIEVAEFFQPDVILTQNGADSHYYDPLTHLSATMKIYREIPKLAHEIAHLYCGGKWVAVGGGGYDIWRVVPRAWALIWLEMTENPNSFGHLPSDWIDHWQKIAPVDLPTEWDDPDHLYPHIPRKEEITEKNAITLEKALFPIRNQQDQKKE; translated from the coding sequence ATGAAAAAAGACTGTGCTTTTATTTTCTCTGATGAACTATTGAAATATAAATTTAGCAAACATCATCCCTTCAATCAATTTCGGCTGGAACTAACAGTAGATTTGTTAAAACGACTAAACGCATTAGATCCACTGGCAGTCCTTCCTCCAAGGATAGCTACAGACGAAGAACTTTGTTTAATCCATGATCCTATCTATATTGAAGCAGTTAAAAAGGCCGGGCGCGGGATACTTCCAAATGAAATAGCCGGAAACTATGGTTTGGGATCAGAAGATACTCCAATATTCCCCAATATGCATGAGGCGAGTTCAATCCTTGTTGGTGGAACATTAACTGCAGTAGATCAAGTAATGACAGGAAAGGCCATTCATGCACTTCACCTTGGCGGTGGGTTACATCACGGCTTTCGTGGAAAAGCATCCGGATTTTGTATATATAATGATAGCTCCGTTGCAATCAAATATCTTCAAAACAAATACCATGCACGAGTGCTCTATGTTGATACGGATGCCCATCATGGTGATGGTGTTCAATGGTCTTTTTATGATGATCCGAATGTATGCACCTTATCTATCCACGAAACAGGAAGATATTTATTTCCGGGAACTGGGAATGTTACAGAAAGAGGCCAAGGAAAAGGATATGGATATTCTTTTAATCTTCCTGTTGATGCTTTTACCGAGGATGAATCATGGCTCTTTACGTATAGAAATGCGTTGATAGAGGTTGCCGAATTCTTTCAACCAGATGTAATTCTTACCCAAAATGGGGCAGATTCACATTATTATGATCCATTGACACATTTATCGGCAACAATGAAGATCTACAGGGAAATTCCAAAACTTGCCCATGAAATTGCACATCTTTATTGTGGGGGAAAGTGGGTTGCGGTTGGCGGCGGTGGGTATGATATTTGGAGGGTTGTTCCGAGGGCATGGGCGCTCATATGGTTAGAAATGACCGAAAATCCAAACAGCTTTGGCCATTTACCTTCAGATTGGATTGATCATTGGCAAAAAATTGCGCCAGTCGATCTTCCGACAGAATGGGATGACCCAGATCATTTATACCCTCATATTCCCCGGAAGGAAGAAATCACTGAAAAAAATGCAATAACACTCGAAAAGGCTCTTTTTCCTATTCGAAATCAACAAGACCAAAAAAAAGAATAG
- a CDS encoding aminopeptidase — MKDPRIEELAKNLINYSVQLQKGEKVLIENFGLQQELVSALVKEAYTAGGYPFVLLKDQQVDRSLLIGAQEEQFNMIANFEASVMSQMDGYIGLRSGNNINEHADVPADKMKIYGSTVGKKVHQDIRVPKTKWVVLRYPTSSMAQLAKMSTEAFEDFYFKVCNLDYGKMDKAMDSLANLMNRTDKVRLTGPGTDLTFSIKDIPAIKCAGRLNIPDGEVYTAPVRDSVNGVVSYNTPSPYQGFTFENVKLTFKDGKIIEAIANDTERINKIFDTDEGARYVGEFAIGVNPYIQNPMQDILFDEKIDGSFHFTPGQCYDDAFNGNHSNIHWDLVNIQRTEYGGGEIYFDNILIRKDGRFVIPELEELNPENLK, encoded by the coding sequence ATGAAAGATCCACGTATTGAAGAACTCGCCAAAAATTTAATTAATTATTCTGTCCAACTTCAAAAAGGCGAAAAAGTATTAATCGAAAACTTTGGTCTTCAACAGGAACTTGTTTCTGCACTTGTAAAGGAAGCGTATACAGCAGGTGGCTATCCATTTGTCCTTTTAAAAGATCAACAAGTTGACCGTTCCCTTTTAATTGGCGCACAGGAAGAACAATTTAATATGATAGCTAATTTTGAAGCAAGCGTTATGAGTCAAATGGACGGATACATTGGTTTACGCTCTGGAAATAACATAAACGAACATGCCGATGTCCCTGCTGATAAAATGAAAATCTATGGCAGCACTGTCGGGAAAAAGGTTCATCAAGATATTCGTGTTCCAAAAACAAAGTGGGTTGTCCTTCGTTATCCAACTTCGTCGATGGCTCAATTAGCAAAAATGAGCACAGAAGCATTTGAAGACTTTTATTTTAAAGTTTGCAATCTAGATTATGGAAAGATGGATAAAGCAATGGATAGTTTAGCTAATTTGATGAACCGTACTGACAAAGTTCGCCTTACTGGCCCTGGAACTGATTTGACATTCTCTATAAAAGACATTCCGGCGATCAAATGCGCAGGTCGATTAAATATACCTGATGGAGAAGTATATACAGCTCCTGTTCGTGACTCTGTAAATGGTGTAGTTTCCTACAACACCCCATCACCATACCAAGGCTTCACTTTTGAAAATGTTAAGCTGACCTTTAAGGATGGAAAAATTATTGAGGCTATTGCAAATGATACAGAACGGATTAATAAAATTTTTGATACAGACGAAGGTGCACGTTATGTAGGCGAATTTGCTATCGGTGTTAATCCGTATATCCAAAACCCAATGCAAGACATTTTATTTGATGAAAAAATTGATGGCAGCTTCCACTTTACACCTGGACAATGCTATGATGATGCTTTTAACGGAAACCATTCCAATATTCATTGGGATTTGGTTAATATCCAACGTACCGAATATGGCGGCGGAGAAATCTATTTTGATAATATCTTGATCCGTAAAGATGGGCGTTTTGTTATTCCTGAGCTTGAAGAATTAAATCCAGAAAATCTTAAATAA
- a CDS encoding pilus assembly protein PilM has protein sequence MHESKTIFALDIGTRSVVGIILEETEGNFHIIDIFSKEHSERSMLDGQIHDILSVSKIIIEIKEELEKKYGPLHKVCVAAAGRSLKTEKAEATVKINRKPMLQKQDILHLELSAVQNAQASVAEKHFDKSQFYYCVGYSVLYYRLDGEEIGNLIDQQGDEASVEIIATFLPKVVVESLIAALSRAGLEMEALTLEPIAAINVLIPQSMRRLNVALVDIGAGTSDIALTDMGTIIAYGMVPVAGDEITEEISEQFLLDFPLAEKAKRELIENETVTITDILGFETEIAKDEMIKQISPALNHLANSICSEILRLNNNHSPKAVMLVGGGSLTPELPIRVANLLQLPVNRVAIRGIDAISSLTIAEHIHRGPELVTPIGIAIAAHNTPVQYVTVTVNEQPIRLFEVKSLTVGDCLLAAGIKMNKLYGKPGMAKIVSLNNKMITIPGKLGDPPRILKNGQPIVLDDLVKNGDQIFVEKGNDGMETMLQIGDLIDHLPTLKITLNNNDIDVTSEILCNGVKATKEKMLEDRDEILVMLPKTIEDILMSVNPDLLVELEPFKLHINGVVIDFSSLNGKAFLNGEEVNKQTVITQFDQILITSKEKLTVGKLDELKQIKLNYSIPVFFNDQKVILTQKVAEVSREGHILLDSDQLFNGDKVTIDQKESEPFIFQDLFKHVEIEMPTNAKGTYVLLKNNDHTTFYDSIAPGDDLKIVWPLVQEIY, from the coding sequence TTGCATGAAAGTAAAACCATTTTTGCACTCGATATTGGAACACGATCCGTTGTCGGAATAATCCTAGAAGAAACAGAAGGAAATTTTCATATTATCGATATTTTTTCAAAAGAACATTCAGAACGTTCCATGCTTGATGGTCAAATTCACGACATCCTTTCTGTTTCAAAAATTATTATTGAAATTAAGGAAGAACTAGAAAAAAAGTATGGACCGCTTCATAAAGTTTGTGTAGCTGCAGCCGGTAGATCATTGAAAACAGAAAAGGCTGAAGCCACCGTAAAGATAAACAGGAAACCAATGCTCCAAAAGCAAGATATTCTTCATCTTGAATTAAGTGCTGTTCAAAACGCACAAGCAAGTGTTGCTGAAAAACATTTTGATAAAAGTCAATTTTATTATTGTGTTGGCTATTCCGTCTTATACTATCGACTTGATGGCGAGGAAATAGGAAATTTAATCGACCAACAAGGCGATGAAGCTTCAGTCGAAATCATTGCAACGTTCTTACCCAAGGTTGTGGTGGAATCACTCATCGCAGCACTAAGTAGGGCAGGATTGGAAATGGAAGCATTGACGCTTGAGCCAATAGCTGCCATCAATGTCCTTATCCCGCAATCGATGCGGAGATTAAATGTGGCATTGGTTGATATTGGGGCAGGTACCTCTGATATTGCATTAACTGACATGGGTACAATTATTGCTTATGGAATGGTTCCAGTGGCTGGTGATGAAATTACTGAAGAGATTAGTGAACAATTTTTATTAGACTTTCCTCTTGCTGAAAAAGCAAAAAGAGAACTCATTGAAAATGAAACGGTAACAATTACCGATATTCTTGGATTTGAAACAGAGATAGCAAAGGACGAGATGATCAAACAAATCTCACCTGCCTTAAATCATCTTGCAAACTCCATTTGTAGTGAAATTTTACGTTTAAATAACAATCATTCACCTAAAGCAGTTATGCTTGTCGGGGGTGGAAGTCTTACCCCGGAATTACCTATACGAGTGGCAAACCTTCTGCAACTTCCTGTTAATCGGGTGGCAATCAGAGGTATTGATGCTATCTCTTCTCTAACCATTGCTGAGCATATCCATCGAGGGCCCGAGCTTGTGACACCTATAGGAATTGCAATTGCTGCCCATAACACACCTGTTCAGTATGTTACAGTTACTGTAAATGAACAGCCTATCCGTCTTTTCGAAGTAAAAAGTCTTACGGTCGGGGATTGTCTTCTTGCGGCAGGCATAAAAATGAACAAGCTTTATGGAAAACCTGGGATGGCAAAAATAGTTTCGTTAAACAACAAAATGATTACGATTCCTGGTAAATTAGGTGACCCTCCAAGGATCTTAAAAAATGGACAGCCTATTGTACTAGACGATTTAGTTAAAAATGGGGATCAAATTTTTGTTGAAAAGGGAAACGATGGCATGGAAACGATGCTGCAAATAGGAGATTTAATCGATCATTTACCAACCCTAAAAATTACACTTAATAATAATGACATCGATGTCACTTCCGAAATTTTATGTAATGGCGTAAAAGCTACTAAAGAAAAGATGCTTGAGGATCGAGACGAAATTCTTGTTATGCTTCCTAAGACAATTGAAGATATTCTTATGTCTGTGAATCCCGATCTACTAGTAGAATTGGAACCGTTCAAACTCCATATAAATGGAGTGGTTATAGATTTTTCTTCTTTAAATGGGAAAGCTTTTCTCAATGGAGAGGAGGTCAATAAACAGACCGTTATTACCCAATTCGATCAAATTTTGATAACAAGTAAAGAAAAATTAACTGTCGGAAAACTAGATGAGCTTAAACAAATTAAACTAAATTACAGTATCCCTGTCTTTTTTAATGATCAAAAAGTAATTTTAACGCAAAAGGTAGCAGAGGTTTCGAGAGAGGGACATATTCTTTTAGACAGTGATCAATTGTTTAATGGGGACAAAGTCACTATTGATCAGAAAGAATCTGAGCCATTCATTTTTCAAGATTTATTTAAACATGTTGAAATTGAAATGCCTACAAACGCAAAAGGTACCTATGTCTTACTAAAAAACAATGATCACACCACTTTCTATGATTCAATCGCCCCTGGAGACGATTTAAAGATTGTCTGGCCATTGGTCCAAGAAATATACTAA
- a CDS encoding acetoin utilization AcuB family protein, which produces MIVEEIMKTKVSTLFPTNTIADAIHLMRSKKIRHIPIINTEEHLVGLVTSSRIRNATPSIFHANEHLEDLQKPLEAIMRTDIYTGHPLDFVEEVAGLFYEHHISCLPIIKDKKLIGIITETDLLRTMVELTGAHQPGSQIDVKVPNISGVLCEIAGIIRNRKANILSVLVYPDKQDEHYKILVIRVQMMNPIGLIEDLKQAGYHVLWPNLPGISQ; this is translated from the coding sequence ATGATAGTAGAAGAAATCATGAAAACAAAGGTTTCAACACTTTTTCCGACCAATACGATTGCAGATGCTATCCACTTAATGCGTTCAAAAAAAATTCGACATATCCCCATCATAAATACAGAAGAACATCTAGTTGGACTTGTCACATCGAGTCGCATTCGAAACGCAACTCCGTCTATTTTCCATGCTAATGAGCATTTAGAAGATTTACAGAAACCGCTTGAAGCGATTATGAGAACCGATATTTATACAGGTCATCCCCTAGATTTTGTTGAAGAGGTTGCTGGGCTTTTTTACGAACATCACATTAGTTGTCTTCCGATCATAAAAGATAAAAAACTAATAGGAATTATTACTGAAACAGATTTATTAAGAACAATGGTAGAGTTAACAGGCGCTCATCAACCGGGTTCGCAAATTGATGTAAAGGTTCCTAATATTTCAGGAGTTCTATGTGAGATAGCTGGTATTATCCGAAACCGAAAAGCGAATATACTTAGCGTTCTCGTTTACCCAGACAAACAGGATGAACATTATAAAATTTTAGTTATTAGGGTGCAAATGATGAACCCTATTGGATTAATAGAAGACCTTAAACAAGCAGGTTATCATGTGCTTTGGCCAAATCTCCCGGGGATTTCACAATGA
- the ccpA gene encoding catabolite control protein A, protein MNITIYDVAREANVSMATVSRVVNGNPNVKPVTRKKVSEVIDRLGYRPNAVARGLASKKTTTVGVIIPDISNIFFAELARGIEDIATMYKYNIILSNSDQNKEKELHLLNTMLGKQVDGLVFMGGNITSGHVEEFEKSPVPIVLAGSIEETNVIPSVNIDYEQAVYDSVKEFIDKGHKNIAFVVGPLHEPKNAEKKLKGYQNALKDAGIPLNEDLVFEGDYTYDSGLEAFDKLLESQERPTAILVGSDEMALGVVHGAEDKGFNIPEDFEVITSDNTRLSLMVRPQLTTIVQPLYDIGAVAMRLLTKLMNKENVSENIVVLPHRIEHRQSTK, encoded by the coding sequence GTGAATATTACCATATATGATGTTGCACGAGAAGCAAATGTTTCAATGGCAACGGTTTCGCGAGTAGTGAACGGGAACCCAAACGTAAAACCGGTTACACGCAAAAAAGTCTCTGAAGTCATTGATAGGCTGGGGTACCGACCAAATGCAGTTGCCAGAGGGTTAGCTAGTAAAAAAACGACAACTGTTGGAGTAATAATACCCGATATATCGAACATATTCTTTGCCGAATTAGCCCGGGGTATTGAAGACATTGCTACGATGTACAAATATAATATTATTCTAAGCAATTCCGATCAAAATAAAGAGAAGGAATTGCATTTGTTAAATACCATGTTAGGAAAACAAGTCGATGGTCTTGTATTTATGGGAGGCAATATTACTTCTGGGCATGTGGAAGAATTTGAAAAGTCTCCTGTGCCGATTGTACTTGCTGGCTCCATTGAAGAGACCAATGTGATTCCTTCCGTTAATATTGATTATGAGCAGGCAGTTTATGACTCGGTTAAGGAATTTATAGATAAGGGGCATAAGAATATCGCCTTTGTTGTCGGTCCACTTCATGAGCCAAAAAACGCAGAGAAAAAGCTTAAGGGCTATCAGAATGCACTAAAAGATGCTGGTATTCCTTTGAATGAGGATCTTGTTTTCGAGGGTGATTATACTTACGATTCTGGTTTAGAGGCTTTTGATAAGTTATTAGAAAGTCAGGAGAGACCGACGGCCATCTTAGTTGGATCTGATGAAATGGCTCTTGGGGTCGTTCATGGTGCAGAAGATAAAGGTTTCAATATTCCAGAAGACTTTGAAGTAATCACTTCAGATAATACACGTCTTTCATTAATGGTTCGGCCACAGCTAACAACTATTGTTCAACCATTGTACGACATTGGAGCAGTAGCCATGCGCTTACTTACGAAGCTGATGAATAAAGAAAATGTATCAGAAAACATTGTTGTTTTACCGCATCGAATCGAACATCGTCAATCTACAAAATAA
- a CDS encoding DUF948 domain-containing protein encodes MKIILYLSVALIAVAFFVLVIYLSKTLKSLQKTLDSVSNTLMGLEKQVEGVTSETTLLLHKTNALAEDLQQKSESLNSMLDAVKGVGLTVNKFNQSLRNITDTVNDHVDQNKEKLSQIIQVSTLFFELKDKWKAKKSKENNL; translated from the coding sequence ATGAAAATTATTTTATATTTAAGCGTTGCTCTGATAGCGGTCGCATTTTTTGTATTAGTCATTTATTTGTCTAAAACATTAAAATCACTCCAAAAGACTTTAGATAGCGTCTCTAATACTTTAATGGGGTTGGAGAAACAGGTTGAAGGTGTAACATCTGAAACAACATTGCTATTGCATAAAACGAATGCACTTGCTGAAGATCTTCAGCAAAAGTCTGAGAGCTTAAACAGTATGTTAGACGCGGTAAAAGGTGTTGGTTTAACTGTAAATAAGTTCAATCAATCACTTCGAAATATCACGGATACTGTGAATGATCATGTAGATCAAAATAAGGAAAAGCTTTCACAAATTATACAAGTGAGCACATTGTTCTTTGAATTGAAGGACAAATGGAAAGCCAAAAAATCAAAAGAAAATAATCTTTAA
- the ytxJ gene encoding bacillithiol system redox-active protein YtxJ, with amino-acid sequence MEKIDEINQFDNLVKTKNKFFLLKHSITCPVSQAAYQEYQKFADDHKDIPTYFLTVQDSRPLSNEIADKYQIKHESPQAILFSNTEAVWHASHWKIKNQSLASAFSDNE; translated from the coding sequence TTGGAGAAAATAGATGAAATTAATCAATTTGATAATTTGGTAAAAACTAAGAATAAATTTTTTCTTTTGAAACATAGCATAACATGTCCTGTAAGCCAAGCTGCTTATCAGGAATATCAAAAGTTCGCTGATGATCATAAAGATATACCAACCTATTTTTTAACTGTTCAGGATTCACGACCGCTGTCAAATGAAATAGCAGATAAATATCAGATAAAACATGAATCACCACAAGCTATTCTATTTTCAAATACAGAAGCCGTTTGGCATGCCTCACACTGGAAAATTAAAAATCAATCGTTAGCAAGTGCTTTTAGTGATAATGAATAG